A genomic stretch from Falco naumanni isolate bFalNau1 chromosome 4, bFalNau1.pat, whole genome shotgun sequence includes:
- the AP1M1 gene encoding AP-1 complex subunit mu-1: MSASAVYVLDLKGKVLICRNYRGDVDMSEVEHFMPILMEKEEEGTLSPILAHGGVRFMWIKHNNLYLVATSKKNACVSLVFSFLYKVVQVFSEYFKELEEESIRDNFVIIYELLDELMDFGYPQTTDSKILQEYITQEGHKLETGAPRPPATVTNAVSWRSEGIKYRKNEVFLDVIESVNLLVSANGNVLRSEIVGSIKMRVFLSGMPELRLGLNDKVLFDNTGRGKSKSVELEDVKFHQCVRLSRFENDRTISFIPPDGEFELMSYRLNTHVKPLIWIESVIEKHSHSRIEYMIKAKSQFKRRSTANNVEIHIPVPNDADSPKFKTTVGSVKWVPENSEIVWSIKSFPGGKEYLMRAHFGLPSVEAEDKEGKPPISVKFEIPYFTTSGIQVRYLKIIEKSGYQALPWVRYITQNGDYQLRTQ; the protein is encoded by the exons atGTCGGCCAGCGCCGTCTACGTGCTGGACCTGAAGGGGAAG GTTCTCATCTGTCGGAATTACCGTGGAGATGTGGACATGTCAGAGGTGGAGCATTTCATGCCAATCCttatggaaaaggaagaagaggggaCACTTTCTCCTATTCTAGCACACGGAGGAGTTCGTTTTATGTGGATTAAACATAACAACCTGTATC TTGTTGCAACTTCTAAGAAAAATGCTTGTGTATCActggtgttttcatttttatataaagtagTTCAG gttttttctgaatatttcaagGAGTTGGAAGAAGAGAGCATTAGGGataattttgttattatttatgaGTTGTTAGATGAGCTTATGGATTTTGGTTATCCACAAACCACTGACAGTAAAATTTTACAAGA GTACATCACTCAGGAAGGTCACAAACTTGAAACTGGAGCTCCACGTCCACCTGCCACTGTTACGAATGCTGTTTCATGGAGATCAGAAGGgataaaatacaggaaaaatgaagtgttCCTGGATGTTATAGAGTCTGTTAACCTTTTG GTCAGTGCCAATGGAAACGTATTACGGAGTGAGATAGTTGGATCCATTAAAATGCGAGTCTTTCTCTCGGGAATGCCAGAGCTGCGCCTTGGTTTAAATGACAAAGTTCTCTTTGATAATACAGGAC GTGGCAAAAGTAAATCAGTAGAACTGGAGGATGTAAAGTTTCACCAGTGTGTTCGTCTCTCTCGCTTTGAAAACGACAGGACAATTTCTTTCATTCCGCCTGATGGAGAGTTTGAACTCATGTCATACCGTCTTAATACCCAC GTAAAACCACTGATCTGGATTGAGTCTGTGATTGAAAAACATTCCCACAGCCGCATCGAGTACATGATCAAG gCAAAAAGTCAATTTAAGCGTAGGTCAACTGCCAACAATGTGGAGATTCACATCCCGGTTCCAAATGATGCGGACTCACCAAAGTTTAAAACCACTGTTGGAAGTGTCAAATGGGTTCCAGAGAACAGTGAAATTGTCTGGTCCATTAAATCTTTTCCA GGTGGAAAAGAATACCTGATGAGAGCCCACTTTGGACTTCCAAGTGTTGAAGCTGAAGATAAGGAAGGAAAACCTCCCATCAGTGTGAAGTTTGAGATTCCATATTTCACCACTTCAGGAATCCAG GTTCGCTACTTAAAGATAATTGAGAAGAGTGGCTATCAGGCTCTCCCGTGGGTTCGTTATATTACCCAGAATGGAG ACTATCAGCTTCGAACACAGTAA
- the FAM32A gene encoding protein FAM32A — translation MADYEAVQRGPLRLKGGGGGLAGGKRKKKKAKDKAQILEQIVSSKKQEEEKKRGLDKRTPAQVAYEKMQEKRQMERILKKASKTHKQRVEDFNRHLDTLTEHYDIPKVSWTK, via the exons ATGGCGGACTATGAAGCGGTGCAGCGCGGGCCGCTGCGGCTGaagggcggcggcgggggcctgGCGGGCGGCAAGCG gaagaagaagaaggcGAAGGATAAGGCCCAGATCCTGGAGCAGATCGTGAGCAgcaagaagcaggaggaggagaagaagcGCGGGCTGGACAAGCGGACCCCGGCACAGGTGGCCTACGAGAAGATGCAGGAGAAGCGG CAAATGGAGAGGATCCTGAAGAAAGCCTCAAAAACCCATAAGCAGAGAGTGGAG GACTTCAACAGGCACTTGGATACGCTGACTGAGCATTATGACATTCCTAAAGTCAGCTGGACTAAGTGA
- the CIB3 gene encoding calcium and integrin-binding family member 3: MGNKQTVFTPEQLDAYQDCTFFTRKEILRLFYRYRDLAPQLVPLDYTDKPDVTLPYELIGSMPELKDNPFRQRIAEVFSEDGGGNMTLDDFLDMFSVLSEMAPRDLKAYYAFKIYDFNNDDYICKSDLEKTVNKLTRNELTPEEVSLVCEKVIYEADADNDGKLSLEDFQRMIIRAPDFLSTFHIRI, translated from the exons ATGGGCAACAAGCAAACCGTTTTCACTCCAGAACAACTGGATGCATATCAg GACTGCACATTCTTtacaaggaaagaaattctgAG ACTGTTTTATAGATACCGAGATCTAGCCCCACAGCTAGTTCCACTTGACTACACAGATAAACCAGACGTGACACTTCCCTACGAACTCATTGGCAGCATGCCAGAGCTGAAG GACAATCCATTCCGCCAGCGGATAGCAGAGGTTTTCTCTGAGGATGGAGGTGGCAATATGACTTTAGATGATTTTTTGGACATGTTTTCAGTGCTGAGTGAGATGGCTCCCAGAGACTTGAAAGCgtattatgcttttaaaatttatg ATTTTAACAATGATGATTACATATGCAAATCAGATCTAGAGAAAACTGTTAACAAATTAACCCGAAATGAACTTACCCCAGAAGAAGTTAGCCTTGTATGTGAAAAGGTGATTTATGAAGCTGATGCGGACAACGATGGCAAGCTGTCTTTGGAAGATTTTCAGCGTATGATAATACGAGCTCCAGATTTCCTCAG CACATTTCACATTCGAATCTGA
- the RAB8A gene encoding ras-related protein Rab-8A isoform X2 — protein MAKTYDYLFKLLLIGDSGVGKTCALFRFSEDAFNATFISTIGIDFKIRTIELDGKRIKLQIWDTAGQERFRTITTAYYRGAMGIMLVYDITNEKSFENIRNWVRNIEEHASPDVEKMILGNKCDANDKRQVSREQGEKLAASFGIKFMETSAKANINIENAFFTLARDIKAKMDKKLEGNSPQGSNQGVKITPDQQKKSSFFRCVLL, from the exons ATGGCGAAGACGTACGACTATCTCTTCAAGCTGCTGCTCATCGGCGACTCGGGCGTGGGCAAGACCTGCGCGCTCTTCCGCTTCTCCGAGGACGCCTTCAACGCCACCTTCATCTCCACCATCG GTATCGACTTCAAAATCCGGACGATCGAGCTGGACGGGAAGAGGATCAAACTACAGATCTG GGACACCGCCGGGCAGGAGCGATTTCGAACCATCACAACCGCCTACTACAGGGGAGCAATG GGCATTATGTTAGTCTATGACATCACCaatgaaaaatcttttgaaaatattcGGAACTGGGTCAGGAATATTGAAGAG CATGCCTCTCCAGATGTTGAAAAAATGATCCTTGGGAACAAATGTGATGCAAATGACAAAAGACAAGTTTCTAGAGAGCAAGGGGAGAAG CTTGCTGCAAGTTTTGGAATTAAATTTATGGAGACCAGtgcaaaagcaaatataaacatAGAGAAC GCGTTTTTCACTCTTGCGAGAGATATCAAAGCAAAAATGGACAAGAAGTTG GAAGGCAATAGCCCACAAGGCAGCAACCAGGGAGTCAAAATCACACCAgaccagcaaaagaaaagcagctttttccgATGTGTTCTTCTGTGA
- the RAB8A gene encoding ras-related protein Rab-8A isoform X1, giving the protein MAKTYDYLFKLLLIGDSGVGKTCALFRFSEDAFNATFISTIGIDFKIRTIELDGKRIKLQIWDTAGQERFRTITTAYYRGAMGIMLVYDITNEKSFENIRNWVRNIEEHASPDVEKMILGNKCDANDKRQVSREQGEKLAASFGIKFMETSAKANINIENAFFTLARDIKAKMDKKLAKKWNYMNSQRRPALYFRAVFKPVCLKIGEEQIFFW; this is encoded by the exons ATGGCGAAGACGTACGACTATCTCTTCAAGCTGCTGCTCATCGGCGACTCGGGCGTGGGCAAGACCTGCGCGCTCTTCCGCTTCTCCGAGGACGCCTTCAACGCCACCTTCATCTCCACCATCG GTATCGACTTCAAAATCCGGACGATCGAGCTGGACGGGAAGAGGATCAAACTACAGATCTG GGACACCGCCGGGCAGGAGCGATTTCGAACCATCACAACCGCCTACTACAGGGGAGCAATG GGCATTATGTTAGTCTATGACATCACCaatgaaaaatcttttgaaaatattcGGAACTGGGTCAGGAATATTGAAGAG CATGCCTCTCCAGATGTTGAAAAAATGATCCTTGGGAACAAATGTGATGCAAATGACAAAAGACAAGTTTCTAGAGAGCAAGGGGAGAAG CTTGCTGCAAGTTTTGGAATTAAATTTATGGAGACCAGtgcaaaagcaaatataaacatAGAGAAC GCGTTTTTCACTCTTGCGAGAGATATCAAAGCAAAAATGGACAAGAAGTTG GCTAAAAAATGGAACTATATGAATTCGCAGAGGAGGCCCGCTTTGTACTTCAGGGCAGTCTTCAAACcagtatgtttaaaaataggtgaagaacaaatttttttttggtaa